One part of the Bacteroidia bacterium genome encodes these proteins:
- a CDS encoding DUF5060 domain-containing protein: MKNYSLILSTLFLFYFISACTPEPELEEVEQWDLFSLDLPMETELSEADEENPFTNYRLWVTFRSGEKEYVIPGYFAADGNAAESSASSGKIWRAKFRPNATGVWNYEVSFGKGEGLAISDAPNAGEGLAFDGQKGSFKVIPSTAAEGFRMDGRLQYDGKRYLRHEGSGKYFLKGGPDSPENFLAYQEFDDTFSNWKDKENDPDAGEAYANATSKDFTKTWDAHKADWNSGDPVWQEGKGKGIIGAINYIASKGMNVIYMLTMNIEGDGRDVWPYTAPDDFERFDCSKLDQWEIVFQHAQDKGILLHFITQETENEKLLDGGNTGPLRKLYYRELIARFGHHLGITWNLGEENGPADWTPEAQTDAQRKAMARYINSHDPMNNLLVIHTHASPHDRDPILDSLLAFKDLDGISLQQGNPAKVHEVAKEIFKKSAEAGHPWLINMDELGPHYKGALPDAQDPGHDTIRQDVLWGAYMAGADGVEWYFGYQHPNNDLNCEDWRSRDILWDQTRYAMDFFNNYLPYAEMENKDELTASENDFVLAKAGEIYAIYQPAKGNTNIDLSGAEGSYTIDWYNPRKGGELQKGSIAEVEGNVSQDLGEAPNTPEQDWVILLRKK, translated from the coding sequence ATGAAAAACTACAGCCTAATTTTATCGACTTTATTTCTTTTCTATTTCATTTCAGCCTGTACCCCTGAACCTGAATTGGAAGAAGTGGAACAATGGGATCTCTTTAGCCTGGATTTACCTATGGAAACGGAGCTCTCAGAGGCAGATGAAGAGAATCCTTTTACGAATTATCGACTTTGGGTTACTTTTCGATCAGGGGAAAAGGAATATGTCATCCCCGGTTATTTTGCTGCTGATGGAAATGCTGCGGAATCCAGTGCATCTTCAGGCAAAATCTGGCGAGCAAAATTCCGACCTAATGCTACAGGTGTCTGGAACTATGAGGTTTCCTTCGGCAAAGGAGAAGGCCTGGCTATCAGCGATGCCCCCAATGCGGGAGAAGGCTTGGCCTTTGACGGACAAAAAGGATCATTTAAAGTCATCCCCTCAACTGCTGCTGAAGGCTTCAGAATGGACGGACGTTTACAGTATGATGGAAAACGCTATCTCAGACATGAGGGCAGTGGGAAGTATTTTTTGAAAGGGGGACCAGATAGTCCTGAAAACTTTCTTGCTTATCAGGAATTTGATGATACCTTTTCCAATTGGAAGGATAAAGAGAATGATCCGGATGCAGGAGAGGCTTATGCCAATGCTACCAGCAAGGACTTTACCAAGACCTGGGACGCACATAAAGCAGATTGGAATAGTGGAGATCCTGTCTGGCAGGAAGGCAAAGGAAAAGGCATCATTGGGGCCATCAATTATATCGCCTCAAAAGGGATGAATGTCATCTATATGTTGACCATGAATATAGAAGGAGATGGAAGAGATGTTTGGCCATATACCGCTCCTGATGACTTTGAAAGATTTGATTGCAGCAAGTTGGATCAGTGGGAGATTGTTTTTCAGCATGCCCAGGATAAAGGGATTCTCCTTCATTTTATCACTCAGGAAACGGAAAATGAAAAGCTTCTTGATGGGGGAAATACCGGCCCTTTGAGAAAGCTATATTATCGGGAATTGATTGCTCGCTTTGGCCATCACCTGGGAATTACCTGGAATCTGGGTGAGGAGAACGGGCCGGCTGACTGGACGCCTGAAGCTCAAACTGATGCTCAGAGAAAAGCGATGGCTCGCTACATCAATAGCCATGATCCCATGAATAATCTTTTGGTTATTCATACCCATGCATCCCCCCATGATCGCGATCCCATTTTGGATTCTTTACTAGCCTTTAAGGACCTGGATGGTATTTCTCTCCAACAAGGGAATCCTGCTAAGGTACATGAAGTCGCGAAAGAAATATTCAAAAAATCTGCAGAGGCCGGCCATCCCTGGCTCATCAATATGGATGAATTGGGGCCACATTATAAAGGAGCTTTACCAGATGCACAAGATCCAGGCCATGACACCATACGGCAAGATGTTCTATGGGGAGCTTATATGGCAGGGGCTGATGGAGTAGAATGGTATTTTGGATATCAGCATCCCAACAATGACCTGAATTGTGAAGATTGGAGAAGTCGGGATATCCTCTGGGATCAAACTCGATATGCCATGGACTTTTTCAACAATTATCTTCCTTATGCTGAAATGGAGAATAAGGATGAATTGACGGCCTCTGAAAATGATTTTGTATTGGCGAAAGCGGGTGAAATTTATGCGATATATCAGCCTGCTAAAGGAAACACGAATATTGACCTAAGTGGAGCCGAGGGGAGTTATACGATTGATTGGTATAATCCCCGAAAGGGAGGGGAATTGCAAAAAGGGAGTATAGCTGAAGTTGAAGGGAATGTAAGTCAGGATCTGGGTGAAGCTCCTAATACTCCTGAGCAGGACTGGGTGATTTTGCTGAGGAAGAAATAA
- a CDS encoding tetratricopeptide repeat protein: MRTITLLIISSLIFLSSQAQIGLSSAQWQEDLRFLQSTIHKDYPFLLKKISKEDFDASVEKLHGEIPSLEEHEIIVGLGRIVSSIKYGHTAISLSSWNSSGPVKFHRIPVNFYWYNDGMHLQGVHKKYENTLGAKVLEVEGIPIEKALKMIYPVVPAENDQYFKAFGISNLGIPEVLHAQKISNTLKPSISLKLEKEGKTWVQEFEAAKTYDYPGSYSHFQEKGDWLDARDNSTDPLYLKNLDKIYYYEYLPKDKAVYVRQSQVQDDPSADIPTFYAEVFDFIEKNEVEKLIIDVRLNGGGNNYKNKPVVTGIVETEKINQVGKLFVIVGRRTFSACQNLINELDNYTNAIFIGEPSAENINFYGDIRRILLPNSQIPARLSFAWWQDKPQWENGDWTAPHIAVDMSYEEYVSNQDPVLQTALDFSDDNFILDPMDYLTKLYEQGKLQELGAEAAKFVADPRYKFFDFEDKFNQVGYNLLGGRQFEPAIMVFQLNTQLFPKSANAWDSLGEAYWKTDNKEKAIEYYEKAISLDPKGSIGDNSRKMLKEIRGK, translated from the coding sequence ATGCGAACTATTACCTTACTCATTATCAGTAGCTTAATCTTCCTTTCCAGTCAGGCCCAAATCGGACTTAGTAGTGCACAATGGCAGGAAGACCTCCGATTTTTACAAAGCACGATACATAAAGATTATCCCTTTCTGTTAAAGAAGATCAGCAAGGAAGATTTTGATGCTTCTGTCGAAAAACTCCATGGCGAAATTCCCTCTCTAGAAGAACATGAAATCATTGTTGGTCTAGGCAGAATTGTATCCTCTATCAAATATGGGCATACAGCCATTTCTCTTTCCAGTTGGAATAGCAGCGGTCCGGTGAAATTTCATCGCATACCCGTCAACTTCTACTGGTACAATGATGGCATGCATCTACAGGGAGTTCATAAGAAATATGAAAACACCCTGGGAGCGAAGGTTCTGGAGGTTGAGGGAATACCAATAGAAAAGGCTTTGAAGATGATTTACCCGGTAGTTCCTGCTGAAAATGACCAATACTTCAAGGCATTTGGGATATCAAACCTCGGCATACCCGAAGTTTTGCATGCTCAGAAAATCAGCAATACCCTTAAGCCCAGTATTAGCCTAAAACTAGAAAAAGAGGGTAAAACCTGGGTGCAGGAATTTGAAGCTGCAAAAACCTATGACTATCCGGGTAGCTATAGTCATTTTCAGGAAAAGGGAGATTGGTTGGATGCAAGGGATAATAGTACAGATCCTCTTTACTTAAAGAATCTGGATAAAATCTATTACTATGAATACCTCCCTAAAGATAAAGCTGTTTATGTAAGACAAAGTCAGGTACAGGATGATCCTTCTGCTGATATTCCCACTTTCTATGCGGAGGTGTTTGACTTCATAGAAAAAAATGAGGTAGAGAAATTGATTATTGATGTTCGCTTAAATGGTGGGGGAAATAATTATAAGAATAAGCCGGTAGTGACCGGGATTGTCGAAACAGAAAAGATCAATCAAGTCGGTAAGCTCTTTGTGATCGTCGGCAGACGTACTTTTTCTGCCTGCCAAAACCTGATCAACGAGCTTGATAATTATACCAATGCAATCTTTATCGGAGAGCCCAGCGCTGAGAATATCAATTTTTACGGAGATATCCGACGAATCCTCCTGCCCAATAGTCAAATCCCGGCTCGCCTTTCCTTCGCCTGGTGGCAGGACAAACCCCAATGGGAAAATGGAGACTGGACAGCTCCTCATATTGCGGTTGATATGAGCTATGAAGAGTATGTTTCCAATCAGGATCCGGTTCTCCAGACAGCTTTGGATTTTTCTGATGATAACTTCATCCTTGATCCTATGGATTACCTGACCAAATTGTATGAACAAGGCAAGTTGCAAGAATTAGGAGCCGAAGCAGCCAAATTTGTAGCTGATCCTCGCTATAAGTTTTTCGACTTTGAAGATAAATTCAACCAGGTGGGATACAATCTCTTAGGCGGTCGTCAATTTGAACCTGCTATCATGGTCTTCCAGCTCAATACGCAACTCTTTCCTAAATCCGCTAATGCCTGGGACAGTTTGGGAGAAGCTTATTGGAAAACTGATAATAAAGAGAAGGCAATTGAGTACTATGAAAAAGCTATTAGCCTGGATCCCAAGGGATCAATTGGAGATAATTCCCGAAAGATGTTGAAGGAGATAAGAGGGAAGTAA
- the mtaB gene encoding tRNA (N(6)-L-threonylcarbamoyladenosine(37)-C(2))-methylthiotransferase MtaB has translation MRTVAFHTLGCKLNFSETSAISRQFYDAGFSKSSFSQAADVYVVNTCSVTENANKKCRKIIKQALKHNPHAYVIVVGCYAQLKPKEISEIPGVDLVLGAGDKFRIFELVDEFSKEENPCVYNSQITEVDSFVDAYSHGDRTRSFLKIQDGCDYKCSFCTIPLARGRSRSDTIENILANARKLAAQGVQEIVLTGVNIGDYGKGLESKDSFLDVVKALDEIEEVSRFRISSIEPNLLSNEIIQFVAQSKRFMPHFHIPLQSGNNELLGKMRRRYRRELYVDRVSEIKRLMPHACIGVDVIVGFPGETDDHFEDSYIFLNELDISYLHVFTYSERENTLAAGMEGVVPVSVRHERSKRLRMLSDKKKRFFYEQYVGEERPILFEGAEDKGAMFGFTDNYIKVKTDFDPEKINQIQIFGMEEVNAEGLMEIRKPVVPA, from the coding sequence ATGCGTACAGTAGCCTTTCATACTTTGGGTTGCAAGCTCAACTTCTCTGAAACTTCGGCCATCAGTCGGCAGTTTTATGATGCAGGTTTTAGCAAAAGCTCCTTTTCACAGGCAGCTGACGTATATGTGGTGAATACCTGTTCGGTAACCGAAAACGCCAATAAAAAATGCCGCAAAATCATCAAACAAGCACTCAAGCATAATCCTCATGCCTATGTCATTGTAGTAGGTTGTTATGCACAGCTGAAACCCAAAGAGATTTCTGAAATTCCAGGAGTTGATTTGGTATTGGGTGCAGGAGATAAGTTTCGGATTTTTGAGCTGGTTGATGAGTTTTCCAAGGAAGAAAACCCCTGCGTCTACAATAGCCAGATTACAGAAGTAGATAGCTTTGTTGATGCCTATTCACACGGAGATCGCACACGCTCTTTCCTGAAGATTCAGGATGGATGTGATTATAAATGTAGCTTTTGTACCATTCCTTTGGCACGTGGAAGAAGCAGAAGTGATACCATTGAGAATATCCTGGCCAATGCACGTAAATTGGCTGCTCAGGGAGTTCAGGAGATCGTATTGACAGGGGTAAATATTGGTGATTATGGAAAGGGCCTTGAAAGCAAGGATTCTTTTCTGGATGTGGTCAAAGCTTTGGATGAAATTGAAGAAGTCTCTCGTTTTCGCATATCCTCTATAGAGCCCAATCTCCTTTCGAATGAGATCATTCAATTCGTAGCCCAGTCCAAAAGATTTATGCCTCACTTTCATATTCCCCTTCAAAGTGGGAACAATGAATTGCTGGGGAAAATGAGGAGACGCTATCGCAGAGAACTTTATGTAGATAGGGTAAGCGAAATTAAGCGGCTGATGCCCCATGCCTGTATTGGAGTAGATGTGATTGTTGGTTTCCCAGGCGAAACAGATGACCACTTTGAGGACAGCTATATCTTCCTCAATGAGCTTGATATTTCTTATTTACACGTCTTTACCTATTCAGAGCGGGAAAATACATTAGCAGCAGGAATGGAGGGCGTAGTGCCAGTTTCTGTTCGCCATGAGCGTAGCAAAAGACTGCGCATGCTATCTGATAAGAAAAAGAGATTTTTCTATGAGCAGTATGTAGGGGAGGAGAGACCTATTCTCTTTGAAGGAGCAGAGGATAAAGGCGCTATGTTTGGATTCACAGACAACTACATCAAGGTCAAAACAGACTTTGATCCTGAAAAGATCAATCAGATCCAGATTTTTGGAATGGAAGAAGTTAATGCAGAAGGTCTGATGGAGATCAGGAAGCCTGTTGTGCCAGCTTAG
- a CDS encoding DUF420 domain-containing protein, with protein MQSPSVKYNPKVYVPLIWTLSIAVPLIVGILLNPRLGIKLDMGFDASILSDIIAIINSAVSVLLLAGFYFIKQRNIKAHKTAMLTAFGLSALFLVFYIMYHLAVGHRVYCAEGLVPKALYYFTLISHIGLSVFIIPLASFSIFRALSETYDRHRKLARITFPLWLYVSVSGVLVYFFISPCPF; from the coding sequence ATGCAATCTCCCTCAGTAAAATATAATCCCAAAGTTTACGTCCCACTCATCTGGACACTTTCTATCGCAGTACCACTGATTGTAGGCATCCTCTTGAATCCCAGACTGGGAATAAAACTGGATATGGGCTTCGATGCCAGCATCCTTTCAGATATCATAGCCATTATCAATTCGGCAGTATCTGTTTTGCTACTTGCAGGATTTTACTTTATCAAACAAAGAAACATCAAGGCGCATAAAACCGCTATGTTGACAGCCTTTGGTCTATCAGCCTTGTTTCTTGTCTTTTATATTATGTACCACCTGGCTGTAGGGCATAGGGTGTATTGTGCAGAAGGATTAGTCCCAAAGGCCTTATACTATTTCACCCTTATCTCCCACATTGGATTGTCTGTATTTATCATTCCACTTGCCTCCTTTTCTATATTCAGGGCTTTGAGTGAAACCTATGACAGACATAGAAAATTGGCGAGAATTACCTTTCCGCTTTGGTTGTATGTATCTGTAAGTGGGGTATTGGTGTACTTTTTCATCTCCCCTTGTCCATTTTAA
- a CDS encoding cytochrome C oxidase subunit IV family protein, whose translation MASASANDGGASARKSIIKTALQLTALTAFEFLIAFTWEWFLVDTLGFGVETGIAIKNATFFILTIFKAFLIVAEFMHLGHEVKRLAWTIMIPFVFILWLIIGLVWEGTYWGEQSSEAISYHSVVLETDPAEEIKI comes from the coding sequence ATGGCATCCGCAAGCGCAAATGATGGAGGAGCATCCGCTCGTAAATCGATAATAAAAACAGCATTACAGCTGACAGCACTTACTGCATTTGAGTTTTTAATTGCATTCACCTGGGAATGGTTCCTGGTAGATACGCTGGGTTTCGGAGTTGAAACCGGTATCGCTATCAAGAATGCTACCTTCTTTATCCTGACCATCTTCAAAGCCTTCCTGATCGTTGCAGAGTTTATGCACCTGGGTCATGAGGTAAAAAGACTGGCCTGGACCATTATGATTCCATTTGTATTTATCCTTTGGTTGATTATCGGTCTTGTTTGGGAAGGAACGTATTGGGGCGAACAATCTAGTGAAGCAATTAGTTATCATTCTGTAGTGCTGGAAACAGATCCTGCAGAAGAGATAAAAATTTAA
- a CDS encoding cytochrome c oxidase subunit 3 — MANVTVDKKALIEGERPMYNTSYGKLMMWFFLVSDAFTFSGLLIAYGAIRLSATSEGLAWANPEAVFTHFPILYEFFHMDAPLVFVGLMTFILIISSVTMVLAVEAGHRKSKKEVSKWVFWTIIGGTAFLSCQAYEWYHFISGTPTGSTIVPVERFSENTPDLKELSYVELIPHGEGDDHSASSVSSLSFIDGKSIDDEAAVKAILKNAHHTHAGTYALSGKEARELENFIPNLDDKLGVRVYSVKNTEGGIAGLRLNNGYEIKQDGKNVDVMLAPFKGDELMMTDGGANLKANQYGPPAFADLFFFVTGFHGTHVFSGVVLLIILLINVNKGTYERRGHYEMTEKIGLYWHFVDLVWVFVFTVFYLV; from the coding sequence ATGGCAAACGTTACTGTAGATAAAAAGGCACTGATAGAAGGCGAACGACCGATGTACAACACGAGCTACGGAAAGCTCATGATGTGGTTTTTCCTCGTTTCTGATGCCTTTACATTTTCCGGTCTCTTGATTGCATACGGCGCTATTCGTTTGAGCGCTACTTCCGAAGGATTAGCCTGGGCCAATCCGGAAGCCGTCTTTACCCACTTTCCGATACTGTATGAGTTCTTCCATATGGATGCACCTCTTGTATTCGTGGGACTTATGACCTTTATCCTGATCATCAGTAGTGTGACCATGGTATTGGCAGTGGAAGCGGGACATAGAAAATCAAAGAAAGAAGTTTCCAAATGGGTCTTTTGGACCATCATTGGAGGAACCGCTTTCCTTTCTTGCCAGGCCTATGAGTGGTATCACTTCATTTCTGGTACTCCCACAGGTTCTACCATCGTTCCTGTCGAGCGCTTCAGTGAAAATACACCGGACCTCAAAGAATTGAGTTATGTTGAATTGATCCCTCATGGAGAAGGCGATGATCATTCTGCATCCAGTGTAAGTTCTCTCTCATTTATTGATGGAAAAAGCATTGATGATGAAGCTGCTGTGAAAGCAATTCTTAAAAATGCTCATCACACACATGCAGGGACTTATGCCCTCAGCGGAAAAGAAGCCAGAGAGCTGGAAAACTTCATCCCAAATCTTGATGATAAATTGGGAGTAAGGGTTTATTCAGTAAAGAATACAGAAGGAGGAATTGCAGGCCTTCGCTTAAATAATGGATATGAGATTAAGCAGGACGGTAAAAACGTCGATGTGATGCTTGCTCCTTTTAAAGGAGATGAACTGATGATGACTGATGGAGGAGCAAATCTCAAAGCCAATCAATACGGACCTCCTGCATTTGCTGACCTTTTCTTCTTTGTTACAGGCTTCCACGGAACCCATGTATTTAGTGGAGTTGTTCTGCTCATCATCCTATTGATCAATGTGAACAAAGGAACCTATGAGCGTAGAGGTCATTATGAGATGACAGAGAAAATCGGACTCTACTGGCACTTTGTAGACCTGGTTTGGGTATTCGTATTTACAGTTTTCTATTTGGTCTAA
- a CDS encoding cytochrome c oxidase subunit 3 — MSSLGLEMDQKRYIIHPQKFALWLSIISLIMIFGGLTSAYSVQRSFIADPIIFDLPPSLWTNLGLILFSSVTMQFAVWSLKRNETQALVGLGMTLVLGIFFLIGQWGAWEEMVDSGLYFVDKERQDNSVSFFYIFTGLHGAHIIAGLVALFVIMFRTLITPHWDKLQFTLSKKARLAFILVAFLATEYYIVSQIFEFDVAEWANQMWLVEGSEVAVTKGAEEATGMGWGVRILWLLAGPLAAYFLFLTAKFFVKPYKSLEAKVLDYQMTSIFWHFLDLLWIYLFLFLLITQNPA; from the coding sequence ATGAGTTCATTGGGCCTTGAAATGGATCAAAAACGCTACATCATACACCCACAGAAGTTTGCCCTCTGGTTGTCGATCATCTCATTGATCATGATCTTCGGAGGACTGACCAGTGCGTACTCGGTGCAGCGATCCTTCATTGCTGATCCCATTATTTTTGACCTGCCTCCCAGCTTATGGACCAATTTGGGTTTAATCCTCTTTAGCAGCGTGACCATGCAGTTTGCAGTTTGGTCCCTGAAAAGGAATGAAACCCAGGCATTAGTAGGCTTGGGAATGACCCTGGTTTTGGGCATTTTCTTCTTAATCGGACAATGGGGAGCCTGGGAAGAAATGGTGGATAGTGGCCTGTATTTCGTGGATAAAGAAAGACAGGACAATTCTGTGTCCTTTTTCTATATTTTCACAGGTCTACATGGGGCACATATCATCGCTGGATTAGTCGCATTATTTGTGATTATGTTCAGAACCTTGATTACTCCTCATTGGGATAAGCTGCAATTCACTTTGTCGAAAAAGGCAAGATTAGCCTTTATATTAGTAGCTTTTCTGGCAACGGAATACTATATCGTCAGTCAGATTTTTGAGTTTGATGTTGCTGAATGGGCCAACCAAATGTGGCTGGTCGAAGGATCGGAAGTCGCTGTAACAAAAGGAGCAGAAGAAGCAACGGGAATGGGATGGGGAGTCAGGATACTCTGGCTACTTGCAGGGCCGCTGGCTGCATACTTTTTATTTCTTACAGCCAAATTTTTTGTTAAACCCTATAAGTCTTTGGAAGCGAAGGTTTTGGACTATCAAATGACCTCAATTTTCTGGCACTTTCTTGACTTACTCTGGATATACTTGTTCTTATTTCTATTGATTACTCAGAATCCAGCTTAA
- the cyoE gene encoding heme o synthase: MIIKETKKSLATNGLRDKVKGYQELLKFRLSFLVAISAVFGLAIAAEGTASGLQLFMIGLGGLLITGASNGLNQVFEKDLDAKMKRTQDRPLPTERLNDTEAITFSIIIGAIGIILIGAFFNLPAALLGIIGLLSYAFVYTPMKRVSPIAVFIGAIPGGLPPLIGWVAWTGEIGMGGWILFVFQFFWQFPHFWAIAWLLDEDYKKAGFKMLPSASGKSKFSATLILMYTITMVPLVFFAWSSGLAGTWGLSALVVLGIIFCIPAFRLYRTLEDKHAKALMFASFLYLPLSQLAFLFG, encoded by the coding sequence ATGATAATCAAAGAAACAAAGAAGTCCTTAGCCACTAATGGCCTTAGAGATAAGGTCAAGGGCTATCAGGAATTGCTGAAATTCCGCCTATCATTTTTGGTGGCGATTTCTGCAGTATTTGGACTGGCCATTGCAGCTGAAGGAACTGCAAGTGGACTTCAATTGTTTATGATTGGACTAGGAGGATTATTGATCACAGGTGCTTCAAATGGATTGAACCAGGTATTTGAAAAAGATCTGGACGCAAAAATGAAGCGTACCCAGGATAGACCTCTTCCCACCGAAAGGCTGAACGATACAGAAGCCATTACCTTCTCCATAATTATTGGCGCGATTGGCATCATATTAATTGGAGCCTTCTTTAATCTTCCGGCAGCTCTGTTGGGAATTATCGGATTACTTTCCTATGCATTCGTTTATACGCCCATGAAAAGGGTCTCCCCTATTGCGGTCTTTATTGGAGCAATTCCCGGAGGACTTCCCCCGCTGATTGGTTGGGTAGCATGGACAGGAGAAATAGGAATGGGAGGATGGATACTATTTGTATTTCAATTCTTCTGGCAATTCCCTCACTTCTGGGCCATTGCCTGGTTATTGGATGAAGATTATAAGAAAGCAGGTTTCAAGATGCTTCCTTCTGCTAGTGGTAAATCAAAATTCAGTGCAACACTGATTTTGATGTATACCATTACCATGGTTCCATTGGTGTTTTTTGCCTGGTCATCTGGCCTGGCAGGGACCTGGGGATTGAGCGCATTGGTCGTATTGGGAATTATCTTTTGCATACCGGCTTTTAGACTATATAGAACCCTGGAAGACAAGCATGCGAAAGCATTGATGTTTGCTTCCTTTTTGTACCTGCCGCTTTCGCAGCTGGCATTTTTATTTGGTTAG
- a CDS encoding COX15/CtaA family protein, with translation MQKANNNTAPIVKRYRTWASITIGAIVLLILAGGIVRMTGSGMGCPDWPKCFGQWVPPTDISQLPTDYKTQFVVAGREVADFEAFKTWVEYINRLLGVLVGFFSIITAVLSFRMRKIVPSVFFLSLAGLFLVIVEGGIGAYVVRTHLQAGMVTLHMVVALAIFAVYLSAILKAREGELKERYSRNIPAKLKWAALMLLVITTVQIVMGTQVREAIDLLAEQLGEGERANWISQLGTGYDWHSLGHYSILGVFVWLAIQMKDFYQSHAILKNLFIAIGSFIFLEAALGLGMHHLGIPAFMQPSHLLLASLLFGAEFLLMRIMMTLSEESGSEELAYDNQRNKEVLSH, from the coding sequence TTGCAAAAAGCAAATAACAATACGGCACCTATTGTGAAGCGATACCGGACTTGGGCCAGCATCACGATAGGTGCTATTGTTTTGCTCATACTGGCGGGAGGAATTGTGAGAATGACAGGATCGGGAATGGGATGCCCGGACTGGCCCAAATGTTTTGGGCAATGGGTACCGCCAACTGATATTTCCCAACTACCCACAGACTATAAGACACAATTTGTAGTAGCAGGAAGAGAGGTAGCTGATTTTGAGGCTTTTAAGACCTGGGTAGAATATATCAATCGTTTGCTGGGAGTTCTGGTGGGATTCTTTTCCATCATCACAGCAGTTCTTTCATTTAGAATGAGAAAAATCGTTCCTTCGGTTTTTTTCCTGAGTCTGGCAGGCTTATTCCTTGTGATTGTTGAAGGAGGAATTGGAGCTTATGTAGTCAGAACACACTTGCAGGCGGGTATGGTTACCCTGCATATGGTTGTCGCTTTGGCAATATTCGCAGTCTACCTTAGCGCCATTTTAAAAGCAAGAGAAGGAGAATTGAAGGAAAGATATAGCAGAAATATTCCAGCTAAATTGAAGTGGGCAGCACTTATGCTTTTGGTGATAACTACGGTTCAAATCGTCATGGGTACACAGGTGAGAGAAGCGATCGATTTATTGGCAGAGCAATTGGGAGAAGGAGAGAGAGCGAATTGGATCTCTCAGTTGGGAACGGGATATGACTGGCATAGTCTGGGGCACTATTCAATTTTGGGAGTCTTTGTGTGGCTAGCCATACAGATGAAAGACTTTTACCAAAGCCATGCGATTTTGAAGAATCTCTTCATTGCGATTGGAAGCTTCATTTTCCTGGAAGCAGCTCTGGGACTGGGGATGCACCATTTAGGCATACCGGCATTTATGCAGCCTTCGCATCTTCTTTTGGCTTCCTTATTATTTGGAGCCGAATTTTTACTAATGAGAATTATGATGACGCTTTCGGAAGAAAGTGGATCAGAGGAATTAGCATATGATAATCAAAGAAACAAAGAAGTCCTTAGCCACTAA